From the Kribbella sp. CA-293567 genome, the window CCACCCTGCCGATCGTCGTCCTCTACGCGCTCGGCCGCCGTCAGCTCCTCAGCGGTCTCACCGCCGGCTTCAGCCGCTGACCTTCGGCACCACGAACCCCCGGTCTGCTTCCTAGCAGGCCGGGGGTTCAGCATGCCCGCTGGATGCGTGGGTTTTTTGTTGCCCGATCGCTACAACATTTCGGGCCTTCACGCACGTCTATCCGGGTAGCACCGCTTCGCCCAGCGGCAGCCAAACCCGAACCACCCATTCCCAGGGGCACGCCCGGCCTCAATACCGGTCTAGACCTGAACTGTCAAGGCCTGAACTGAAGTGAGGACGGCATGCCCCGACGACGACTGTGGTTGCCCTTGCTGACGGCGGGAGCCGTCGTCGTGGTGATCGCGCTGATCACCGTGATCCTGTCGCCGCAGACCGCTTGGGGGCCGCGCGCCACGCAGCCACCGAAGGCCGGCGCCAAGGCCATCCCGAGCGCCACGAAGCCGACCACGGCGGACCGGCCGGGTCAGGTGAAGGCGGCGAAGTACGAGTGTCCGAAGTACAGCGGGATCGACGGGCCCAACCCGGTCGCCCGGATCCACCAGGACACCTTCCAGTGGGGCGTGCACCCGGCGTACCAGGTGGGTGACGGCAAGGGCGACATCAACTGGCGGGCGAATCCCTACAACCAGCCCAGCTGGTACATGTGGCTGCATTCGCTGCGCTGGCTCGGCCAGGGGATCGAGGCCGGCCGGGCGGGCGACAAGAAGGCGCTGGCCCGGGTGACGACGATCATCCGCGACTGGGTGACCGACAATCCGTACGACTGGAAGGGCGACGTCGGCGCGCACGAGGCGACCATGCATCGCACCAACGTGCTGATCTGCGCCCGCCAGGCAGTGCTGAGCGGATCGAAGGCGCGGACGCTGCCGCCCGGTTATGCCTGGCTGGACAAGGCTTTGCTGGACCACGCCAGGTTCATGGAGATCAACTGGGGTGGGGTGGGCAACCACGGCACCGACGAGAGCATCGCCCTGTTCGGAATCGGCTGCACGCTCGGGCGTCAACCGCTCAAGCAGCTCGCGGAACGACGGCTGAGCAGGGCGATCAACGAGTCGATCGACGAACAGGGCTCGACCAACGAGCAGTCCACGGCGTACGCGATCTTCAACTACACACTGTGGGGCCGGGCGATCAAAGCCCTGCAGGACTGCGGCGCCGAGCCGAGCCCGTCCGTCAAGGGCCGCCGGGCCGCCCTCGCGACCTGGATCGCGATGGCCAGCGACTCCTTCGGCAGAGTGCACCAGCTCGGCGACTCCGAGCGAGTCAGGACGCCCACGATCTTCCCCGGTACGCTGATGCTGTACCCCGGAACCCTTGGCGAACAAGGCCGTCCGCCGGCCGAGCGGGTCGGCATCTACGACGCCGGCTACGTCTTCGGCCGGACCGGCTGGGGGGAGCAGCGGCCCTTCGCCCAGGAGTCGACGTACAGCATCAGGTTCGGGCCGGCGCGCACGCTGCACGGGCACGACGACCACATGTCGATCACCTACACCTCGCACGGCCGGGAGATCCTGGTCGACGGCGGGCACCCGGGGTACCAGGTCGACAAGTGGCGCAACTGGGCCAAGAGCGAGTCCGCGCACAACGTGCTGTCGAGCCCGCTGATGGCCGGTCGCCCGACCGAGACGAAGCTGGTCCGCTCGCGGATCGAGCCGACAGCGGAGTTCTACCACCTGTCGGACTCCCCGGGGCCAGGGATGTCGCGCGAGCGTTCGATCCTGGTGCTCAAGGATCCGGACCTGATCCTCGCGCTGGATCGGGCCACCTCTGAGCAGAGCCAGGATTTCCAGGCCCAGTGGCATCTCCCGATCGGTCAGCAGGCGACGGTCAGCTCACCGACCACGGTGGTCGCGCACAACCCGCGCGACAAGGTCAAGACCGTGCTGCTGCAGATCCCCTACCAGCAAGCGCTTCCGGGCGACGCGATCACGGTGACTCACGGCCAGGAAGACCCGGTGCAAGGCTGGCACTACCCGACGACCACGACGAGGCAGGCGGCGCCAGTGGTCAGCTTCAACCGCAGCGGCAAGTCGGCGACCGTCCTGTCCGTCATCGTCCCCGCCGACCACCGGGCGGCGGTCAGCTACCGGACCCGAACGACCGGCTCGACGATGTTCGTCGACCTCACTGTCGGAGCCCTGCGCACCACCGTCGCAGTACGGGAGGACGGCCACCTGAGCCGGGTGAAGTAACGGTCTGGACAGCTACACAACTTCTCGGGTCCGAGCGGCTTCCAACGTGATGAGAGCCAAGGGGGGCTCTCGGAACCGGGAGGAAAGTCATGTTCCGAAAGACCATCAGTCTCGCGGGTGCCGCGGCGTTGGCCGTGACGCTCGGCTCGGCCGTCGGGCCGGCCAACGCCACCACGTCGGCCACCGCGAGCAGTACTGCGGCCTGCACACTCGACCTCGGCTCGGTCACCGCCGCCGGCGCTCAGACCGCCCGCACGATCACCGCCGGCGCGCCGGTCGGTGTCGGCGCGATGCAGTCCGTCCCTGGCGTCTATCCGGCGGGTGCGGTCAAGCACCTCAGCACTTTCAGGGACCTCCCTGCGCCGCAGGGCGGCCGCATCCGCTCCGGCCTGGCCGTGATGGGCGGAGCCCTGTACGAAACCAGCTACAACCTCAAGGCCAACGGACAGCTCGATCCGGCCCGGCCGGTGGTCAACCGCCGGATCGGTGGTGGGTGGTCGAACTTCCGCTGGATCGAGCGGTCGGTCGAGCAGAAGGTCAGCGGCTCCGTCCGTACGACGCTCTACGCCCAGGACACGGCCGGCACCTTCGAGCGCTGGAATCTGGAGAGCAACGGCGGCTGGCGCGACACCGGCGGAATCGGCGGGCTGAGCACGGTCAAGTCGATGACGCTGATCGGCCGCGACGACCTCTACGAGAGCTTCCTGACCAACACCCGGGCCGGCGCCCTGATGGTGGTGGTCGTCCCCGTCGGCACCTACCCGCTGGAGACCTACGGCCGCACGGTCCGCACCTCGACCTGGCAGGTCTTCGAGCAACTCATCGCCACCCCTTGTGGCCCCGACGGCTCTCTGGTCCTCGGCATCGACCGCGACACCAAGTCCGCCTACCTCTACCAGTTCGGCCACGTCGGCAGCACCGGCACCGTGATCAAGAGCCTTGGCAAGGTCCCCGGCACCTTCAACGACCCGCACTACTTCCGCTACGCGCCGGAGATCGACAACCTCACCGGCGAATAGCCGCCGCCCGGATAAGGCCGGGATAAGGGAATTCCCTGACGGCCGCAATAGTCCCGATCGTGTTGAATCGAAGAAGTGGTGACGTCACTACGCTCGGCGGGCCGGGGATCGACCTCCGGGGGCGGAAGGTTCGAACTCCGGCCCGCATTTCAGCCGCACTGCGAAGACAATGTCTCCGGCGTGCGGCACAGGCGGTATCCGACCCCGGGAACCGTCTCGATCAGCGCCGGCGACCCGAGTTTCCGCCGCAGCGTCATCATCGTGACGCGGACCGCGTTGGTGAACGGATCGACATGTTCGTCCCAGGCCTGCTCCAGCAACTCCTCCGCACTGACCACCACCCCCGCGGCCCGCATCAGCACGTCGAGGACGGCGAACTCCTTCGGCGACAACTGCAGGAAGCGCCCTTCGCGACTCGCCTGGTGACGGGGCAGGTCGAGCACCACGCCCTGCCAGGTCCGTACCGGCGGAAGCGCGCGCATCGACCTGCGTCCGAGCGCCTGGATCCTGGCCACCAGTTCCTCGGTCGCGAACGGCCACGACAGCACGTCGTCCGCGCCGATCGCCAGTCCCTCGACCCGGTCCGACACCTCCACCGACCGGGTGAGCAGCAACAACCGCGGTCCCTCGCCGGACGCGACCACCTTCCTGACCACTTCGTCGGCCGGCACCCCCGGCAGGTCGCTGTCCAGGACGATCACGGCGTACTGGTGCAGCCCGGCACGATCCAGCGCGGCGTTGCCGTCCCGACAGACGTCGACCGCCATCGACAACCTCCGCAGCTCACGCGCGGTGGTCGCTACGAACTTCTGATCCACACCGGCAATCAGCACTCGCACCACCCGAGTATCACCGAATTCCCGGCACTTCGCCCTCGGTCTTCCGCGCGTCCCCGCCCGTTACACCGGTGGCCCGTGACCCTCAACACAACGAGTAATTGATACTGCAGTCAATTGTCCGCAATATGCACTCAGGATCGAGCTGGTCCAAGAATTGAGAAATTCCCCAGATTTCGATTTCTGAAACACCCTCGGCGCTTGTTCCGCACCGCGAGCCGGGTCCGGTGAGGCAGGGTCGGCGAAGGTCTCGCCGCAGGGCCGGAGTAGGGCTACTGTTCGGTAAGCCTTGGGGATGGGAGCACGGATGGTGGAGGTCAGGCCGCGGAGTCGCTGGACAGCGATCGCCGCGTTCGCGCTGGTGGGGGCCGCGACTCAACTGGTCTGGCTGAACTTCGCCGGAGTGACCACGGTGGCCGCCGATCGGTACGGCGTGTCCGAGAACGCGATCGGCTGGCTGGCGCAGGTCTTCCCGCTGCTGTACGTCGTACTGGCGATTCCGGCCGGGTTGATCCTCGACAAGTGGTTCCGCAGCGGCCTGATCGCGGGCGCCGTACTGACCGCGCTGGGCGCGCTGCTGCGACTCGGCGGTGACGACTACAGCTGGCTGCTTGCCGGGCAACTCGTGGCCTCCGTGGCCCAACCGCTGGTGCTGAACGCGGTCACCGGCATCACCGGGCGCTACCTGGCGGAGAAGGATCGACCGACCGGGATAGCGGCCGGGACGGCGAGCATCTTCGCCGGCATGGTGCTCGCCTTCCTGCTGTCGGCGATCTACCCCGACAGCAACCAACTCCCGACCGTGTTGTGGCTGACAGCAATCTTCTCCGTGCTCGCCGCGGCCGGCGTGATCGTTGCCCTGCGCAAACCTGGTGAACACAAGCTCGAACGCCGGCGGCCGGATCGCGGCGCCTTGCAGATCGCCTGGGGCGACCCGCTGATCCGGCGGCTGTGCGTGCTGGCGATCTTCCCGTTCGGCGTGTTCGTTGCCATCACCACCTTCTCCCAGGCGCTGCTGGAACCGGCCGGTGTCAGCGCGGGCACCGCTTCCACGATCCTGCTGATCAATGTCGTCGCCGGAGTCGTCGGCAGCGCCGTCGTGCCGGTGCTCGTGGTCAGGCACCACGCCGAGGCAGCGTTGCTGGTGGCAAGCTTGTCGGTGACCGCCCTCGCTTGCGTCGCGCTGGCGCTGGCGCCCTCGGTTGCGGTGGGCTTCATCGCGATCACGCTGATCGGCTTCTTGTTGTTGCCTGCATTGCCAATCGTGCTGGAGCTGGTCGAGCGGCGTACCGGCGAGGCAGAGGGTACGGCGGCCGGCCTGATCTGGATGGCAGGGAACCTCGGCGGTCTGCTGGTCGCGACCGCGGTCGGCATCCTGGTCGATCGCCCACTGGCAGCCTTCCTGGTGATGGCGGGAGTCGCGCTTATCGCAGTACCGGGTGCACGAGCGCTGCGGCGCCCTATTGCCGAGCTCGACGCGCCAGGCTGATCGCCGTGGCCGC encodes:
- a CDS encoding heparinase II/III domain-containing protein produces the protein MPRRRLWLPLLTAGAVVVVIALITVILSPQTAWGPRATQPPKAGAKAIPSATKPTTADRPGQVKAAKYECPKYSGIDGPNPVARIHQDTFQWGVHPAYQVGDGKGDINWRANPYNQPSWYMWLHSLRWLGQGIEAGRAGDKKALARVTTIIRDWVTDNPYDWKGDVGAHEATMHRTNVLICARQAVLSGSKARTLPPGYAWLDKALLDHARFMEINWGGVGNHGTDESIALFGIGCTLGRQPLKQLAERRLSRAINESIDEQGSTNEQSTAYAIFNYTLWGRAIKALQDCGAEPSPSVKGRRAALATWIAMASDSFGRVHQLGDSERVRTPTIFPGTLMLYPGTLGEQGRPPAERVGIYDAGYVFGRTGWGEQRPFAQESTYSIRFGPARTLHGHDDHMSITYTSHGREILVDGGHPGYQVDKWRNWAKSESAHNVLSSPLMAGRPTETKLVRSRIEPTAEFYHLSDSPGPGMSRERSILVLKDPDLILALDRATSEQSQDFQAQWHLPIGQQATVSSPTTVVAHNPRDKVKTVLLQIPYQQALPGDAITVTHGQEDPVQGWHYPTTTTRQAAPVVSFNRSGKSATVLSVIVPADHRAAVSYRTRTTGSTMFVDLTVGALRTTVAVREDGHLSRVK
- a CDS encoding response regulator transcription factor; this translates as MRVLIAGVDQKFVATTARELRRLSMAVDVCRDGNAALDRAGLHQYAVIVLDSDLPGVPADEVVRKVVASGEGPRLLLLTRSVEVSDRVEGLAIGADDVLSWPFATEELVARIQALGRRSMRALPPVRTWQGVVLDLPRHQASREGRFLQLSPKEFAVLDVLMRAAGVVVSAEELLEQAWDEHVDPFTNAVRVTMMTLRRKLGSPALIETVPGVGYRLCRTPETLSSQCG
- a CDS encoding MFS transporter, encoding MVEVRPRSRWTAIAAFALVGAATQLVWLNFAGVTTVAADRYGVSENAIGWLAQVFPLLYVVLAIPAGLILDKWFRSGLIAGAVLTALGALLRLGGDDYSWLLAGQLVASVAQPLVLNAVTGITGRYLAEKDRPTGIAAGTASIFAGMVLAFLLSAIYPDSNQLPTVLWLTAIFSVLAAAGVIVALRKPGEHKLERRRPDRGALQIAWGDPLIRRLCVLAIFPFGVFVAITTFSQALLEPAGVSAGTASTILLINVVAGVVGSAVVPVLVVRHHAEAALLVASLSVTALACVALALAPSVAVGFIAITLIGFLLLPALPIVLELVERRTGEAEGTAAGLIWMAGNLGGLLVATAVGILVDRPLAAFLVMAGVALIAVPGARALRRPIAELDAPG